The genomic region GCCTGATGGTCGACGTTGTTGGTGCCCCAGAACGCGGCGAACTTGCGGTAAAGATAGGCGCCTTCGTTCGAGAACTTGGCCGAGCCGAGCAGGAACACCGCGTCGGGGCCGGCCTTGGCGCGGATATCGAGAAGCTTGTCGCCGATCTCGTTGATAGCCTGGTCCCAGCTCAGCCGGGTCCACTGGCCGTTCACAAGCTTCATCGGGTACTTCAGGCGCCGGTCACCGTGCACGAGCTCGCGCACCGCGGCGCCCTTGGCGCAGTGCGTCCCGCGGTTGATCGGGCTCTCCCAGGCCGGCTCCTGGCCGACCCACACCCCGTTCTGCACCTCGGCGATCACGGTGCAGCCGACCGAGCAGTGGGTGCAGATGTTCTTCCTCTTCACCACCGCCACGCCGGGCTGCATCGGCCCGGCGTCCGCCTTCTTCACCGTGCCAGCACCGAGCGCGCCGAGCGCGCCGAGACCAGAGGCGACGATCCCCGACTTGCGGAGGAAGCCGCGACGGTCCATCGCCCCGCCGGAAAGGCCGGCGAAGGCCGAGGCGAGACCCGTGCGCGAGACCTTGCCCTCGCTGCGCTTGATCAGCATCGACGCCTCCCTCACTGCTCGTAGCGGTTGGTGCGGTAGAAGGCCTGGATGTGCGGGCTGTTCGGCTGGTAGCGCCGCTTGCGCGCTTCCTGGGCGCTCTCGCGTGCGGCAGCCGGCGTCGCCAGCAGCGGCGCCGAGACAGCGGCCGCTCCGGCGGACAGCCCGAGCGACTTGAGGAACCCACGCCGCGCCGGCGCGGCGTCAGCCTTCTCTGTCTTCATCATCCCTCACTCCGTACCGATCCGTTCCTCATCACCGGGAAGCCTTGGCCCCGACCTCAGGGGTTTCCCCTCAGGCAGGAAGCGTGGCCGCCTCAGCTTCGATCTCGACGAACACGCGCCCGAGCCGGCCGACCGCCCGGTAGAACCGGGCGTGCTCGGCCGTCTCGAGATCCCGAAAGAAGGTCCCCGCCCAGGGAGCGATATGGCGCGCGAAGAACCGCGGCGCCTCCTCGGCCCCCGCCTCGAACGCGCCGGAGAGGAGCCCCGCCATGATCTCGGCAAGTGTTGCGATATGGTCCTCCGGTTCGCCCACCCCGTCGGCGCGGGCAAGCCCGAGCCGCTCCATGTCCGCCCGAACTTTGGCGAGCGGCTTCTCGTGCAGGAAGCCCGTGAGATAGTAGCTCGCATAGGGCAGAAGCTCGCCGCGCCCGAGCCCGATGAAGAGATCGTGGAACTCGCGCGCAAGCGCGGCTTCGTTCGCCTCGCGGGCGGAAGCGGCCAGCATGCCGCGCGCCGCGCCAAGCGGCGTCTCGTCCGCCTCGAGCGACGAAAGCTGTTCAAGAAGCTCCTGTCCAGGTGGGCGGAACAGAAGCGTGGAGAGCAGGGACCAGTGCCGCGCCCGCATCACATCCACGGGGTCGACCGCCGCGTCGCGGCTGCTCTCCGCACCAGGGCCAAGCCGTGCCACGGCAAGCTGTTCGGCCATCAGAACCAGCCCCTCAGCGACCCAAAGCCTCGCCGCGCTGGAGGCCAGCACAAGCCCTGACTTGCACCGTTGTTCGGCGCTTCCGCCGCTTGCATCCGTGTCGGCACCAAGGCCAGCACGTCCCCGTTCCTCCCTACCTCGATGTGTGAGAGGCTATGCCCCAGCCGGCATGTCGGTCAATAGGCCGTGACCTGGGTTGCGGTGGCCGTGTCGGCCCGAGCGGAGCGCCTCCGCAAGGGCTCATCGTCTCGGAACGATGCGGGGACAGCCGTTTTTCCGACCTGCACGCTCAGGTAGGGGTCGCGCCGCCGTGACGCGGCCGCCGCGCCCCGCCCCTGCTCGCCTGACCATCGGCCGGCGCCTCGAGGCTCGCGGGAACCGCGGGAGCCGTTGCCGGGGGGATGGCGTCGGGCGCGGTGACCACCCGGCCCGCCGACTCGGAGAGGCGAATTGCTGCCTGGGGCGGCGAACCGGCTCCCTCCGCCCCGCCCGCGTCGGGCGCTTCCCCTGCCATGCCGTCGCTCGGGCTTCCGGGCTTGTCCTCGGCACGCTCGCGGCGAACGAGGCCAAGGATCCGGTCCGCCAAAGCCTCCACGTCCGGCCCGGTTGCGATCTCGGCCACGTAACCCGGCGCCCCCCCCGGCACGTTCCAGTCCCACGCATAGTCGGCCGGGCCGATGAAGTCGCGGATGGTGGGATCGAGGCTCCAGACCCGCCGAAGCGCGGCATTCCGAAGCGCTGCCGGAACCCCCTTGCGGAGGAAGACGCTGATGTCGCTCTCGGCCGTGAGCGTCTCGATCGGCGGCAGGGAGGAGAGGTCGAGCTCGGGCTCGGGCTCGGGCTCGCCGACGGCTTCGGCCCGCGCCGCGACGGGGGGCGGCGGGACTGGCTCGGTGGCGGGCGCGACCCCCGACGGCGCGCCCGGGGTGACGGTCGGAGGCGGCTCCTGGCGGGATC from Elioraea tepida harbors:
- a CDS encoding TorD/DmsD family molecular chaperone; amino-acid sequence: MLASSAARLWVAEGLVLMAEQLAVARLGPGAESSRDAAVDPVDVMRARHWSLLSTLLFRPPGQELLEQLSSLEADETPLGAARGMLAASAREANEAALAREFHDLFIGLGRGELLPYASYYLTGFLHEKPLAKVRADMERLGLARADGVGEPEDHIATLAEIMAGLLSGAFEAGAEEAPRFFARHIAPWAGTFFRDLETAEHARFYRAVGRLGRVFVEIEAEAATLPA
- a CDS encoding DUF3306 domain-containing protein translates to MSEEERSGEGFLARWSRLKRSGGERSRQEPPPTVTPGAPSGVAPATEPVPPPPVAARAEAVGEPEPEPELDLSSLPPIETLTAESDISVFLRKGVPAALRNAALRRVWSLDPTIRDFIGPADYAWDWNVPGGAPGYVAEIATGPDVEALADRILGLVRRERAEDKPGSPSDGMAGEAPDAGGAEGAGSPPQAAIRLSESAGRVVTAPDAIPPATAPAVPASLEAPADGQASRGGARRPRHGGATPT